One region of Alphaproteobacteria bacterium genomic DNA includes:
- a CDS encoding PLP-dependent aminotransferase family protein: MTVWLPNLAGHSGPKHRALTEAIREAIADGSLAAGAKLPPQRELAYALGLSLGTVGRAYKDAERQEMVSAEVGRGTYVRPHGTRRVAESLSALWGPARDSDGPVSLVMNLPPAGIAAPALAQAFRDLGAAGDLSPLLDHTESGRIEAHQRSAASWLGRLGLEAKGDEIVLTNGAQHGILMALMATTRPGDTVLAEKLSYPPLKQMAHHFGLGLVGLDLDADGIVPEALEAACRKSAAKVLYCMPTLQSPTGATMPERRRREIAELARSHDLTVIEDDVFGFLPTDRPPPLAAFAPERTLFVSSVSKSLAPGLRIGIVRAPEAHRETLRNAVQMSCWMPSPITAEIAHRWIDDGTAADLNDWQRREMRARCRLAQDILGSSAGHREGLRFHLWVDLADEWTEEAFRAAAEERGVKVALGEIFMLKAGPAPQSLRLALGYESTRERLAQGLTVVADLLANPRVRQAVIV, from the coding sequence ATGACAGTATGGCTGCCAAACCTCGCCGGCCACAGCGGGCCGAAGCATCGCGCCCTGACCGAGGCCATCCGCGAGGCCATTGCCGACGGTTCGCTGGCCGCCGGCGCCAAGCTGCCGCCGCAACGAGAGCTGGCCTACGCGCTCGGGCTTTCCTTGGGCACCGTGGGCCGGGCCTACAAGGACGCCGAGCGCCAGGAAATGGTAAGCGCCGAGGTCGGCCGCGGAACCTACGTGCGTCCCCACGGCACCAGGCGGGTGGCCGAAAGCCTTTCCGCCCTGTGGGGCCCGGCCCGCGACAGCGACGGCCCCGTCAGCCTGGTCATGAACCTGCCGCCGGCCGGGATCGCCGCGCCGGCCCTGGCCCAGGCTTTCCGCGACCTCGGCGCTGCGGGCGACCTGAGCCCTCTGCTCGATCACACAGAGAGCGGGCGCATCGAGGCCCATCAGCGATCGGCCGCGTCCTGGTTGGGCCGCCTGGGCTTGGAGGCCAAGGGCGACGAGATCGTGCTGACCAACGGCGCCCAGCACGGCATCCTCATGGCCTTGATGGCCACCACCCGTCCGGGCGATACGGTGCTGGCGGAAAAGCTCAGCTATCCCCCTCTCAAACAGATGGCCCATCACTTCGGCCTGGGGCTGGTTGGTCTCGACCTGGATGCCGACGGCATCGTGCCCGAGGCCCTCGAGGCGGCTTGCCGCAAGTCGGCGGCGAAGGTGCTTTATTGCATGCCGACCCTGCAATCGCCGACCGGAGCCACCATGCCTGAGCGAAGACGCCGGGAAATAGCGGAACTCGCCCGCAGCCACGACCTGACGGTCATCGAGGACGACGTCTTCGGCTTTCTTCCCACTGACCGCCCGCCGCCGCTTGCCGCCTTCGCGCCGGAACGTACGCTCTTTGTCAGCAGCGTCTCGAAATCCCTGGCGCCGGGCCTGCGCATCGGCATCGTGCGCGCCCCCGAGGCGCACCGCGAGACGCTGCGCAACGCGGTCCAGATGTCATGCTGGATGCCTTCGCCGATCACCGCCGAGATCGCGCATCGCTGGATCGACGACGGCACCGCCGCGGACCTCAACGATTGGCAGCGCCGGGAAATGCGGGCCCGTTGCCGTTTGGCGCAGGACATTCTGGGAAGCTCCGCGGGCCATCGTGAAGGTCTCCGCTTTCACCTCTGGGTCGACCTTGCGGACGAGTGGACCGAGGAAGCCTTCCGGGCGGCGGCCGAGGAGCGCGGCGTCAAGGTAGCATTGGGCGAGATCTTCATGCTCAAAGCAGGACCGGCGCCGCAATCGTTACGCCTGGCGCTGGGCTACGAGAGCACCCGGGAGCGTCTGGCCCAGGGACTGACGGTGGTGGCTGACCTGCTGGCCAACCCGCGCGTGCGCCAGGCGGTGATCGTCTAA